In Streptomyces qaidamensis, one DNA window encodes the following:
- a CDS encoding iron ABC transporter permease: MAVTEAPSVARPQAAASRTGAAAVTAGLVLLVAALAVVDITQGTASVGPGQVFKALTGQADPGDASVVIASRLPRMTAGILVGVVLGIAGAVLQAVSRNVLASPDTLAVNAGSYLALGLVGATGVSLPLLASSGVAFAGGLAAAAVVLALSGLGTGTVRLVLAGTALALGLNSVTEGLLLLFPQQTEGLYQWNQGSIGQNGFDGVLQMLPVALVGLAGLLLVARRVDALALGDDAARGLGVPVRATRVTVVVLAALLSAAAVTLAGPIGFVGLCAPALVRPLARRFRGFVRARAVLPVAGLAGAALVLGSDVLLRTLIPADTAVAVPTGIVTSLVGAVFLVVTALRLKDTAGADAPDRLRVPSRTAFLVTVGALVAAVVGVTVAGVLLGDSKLLLGDVANWVQGRAGQTVSFVLDTRVPRVLAALCAGAALALAGTLVQAVTRNPLAEPGVLGVSGGAALGAVLLVTTVPAAGSWGVAGAAFGGAALASAIVFGLSARGGYRQNRLVLVGIGMAAGSTALISLLIVLTDPFNATKALTWLSGSTYGRTMADVLPVALVLALGLAVAFTRRTELDLVSLDEDTPRLLGLGLPRARLGLLVTGVLLAATAVASAGTIGFVGLVAPHAARALVGRRHGRVVPVAVLLGATLVCTADLIGRTVIAPAQLGAGLMTAVIGTPYFLHLLVRGRKTT, encoded by the coding sequence ATGGCCGTCACCGAAGCACCCTCCGTCGCCCGTCCGCAGGCGGCCGCGTCCCGGACGGGTGCGGCCGCGGTGACGGCCGGGCTCGTCCTCCTGGTCGCCGCCCTCGCCGTCGTCGACATCACCCAGGGCACGGCCTCCGTCGGACCGGGCCAGGTCTTCAAGGCCCTGACCGGGCAGGCCGATCCGGGTGACGCGTCCGTCGTGATCGCCTCCCGGCTGCCGCGGATGACCGCCGGCATCCTGGTCGGCGTCGTCCTCGGCATCGCGGGCGCGGTCCTGCAGGCCGTCAGCCGCAATGTGCTCGCCTCGCCCGACACCCTCGCCGTGAACGCCGGTTCGTACCTGGCCCTCGGGCTGGTCGGCGCGACCGGTGTCTCGCTGCCCCTGCTCGCCTCCTCCGGCGTGGCCTTCGCGGGCGGGCTGGCGGCCGCCGCCGTCGTCCTGGCGCTGTCCGGCCTCGGCACGGGCACCGTGCGGCTGGTCCTCGCCGGCACCGCGCTCGCCCTGGGCCTGAACTCCGTCACCGAGGGGCTGCTCCTGCTGTTCCCGCAGCAGACGGAGGGCCTCTACCAGTGGAACCAGGGCAGCATCGGCCAGAACGGCTTCGACGGCGTCCTGCAGATGCTGCCCGTCGCCCTGGTGGGACTCGCCGGACTCCTGCTGGTCGCCCGCCGGGTCGACGCGCTCGCCCTCGGGGACGACGCGGCGCGCGGCCTCGGCGTGCCCGTGCGGGCCACCCGGGTCACGGTGGTGGTGCTGGCGGCGCTGCTGTCCGCCGCGGCCGTCACGCTCGCCGGGCCCATCGGCTTCGTCGGCCTGTGCGCCCCCGCGCTGGTCCGTCCGCTCGCCCGCCGGTTCCGGGGGTTCGTCCGGGCCCGGGCGGTGCTGCCCGTGGCCGGTCTGGCCGGTGCCGCGCTGGTGCTCGGGTCGGACGTGCTGCTGCGGACCCTCATCCCGGCGGACACGGCGGTCGCCGTCCCCACGGGCATCGTCACCAGCCTGGTCGGTGCCGTCTTCCTCGTGGTGACGGCCCTGCGCCTCAAGGACACCGCCGGGGCCGACGCGCCGGACCGGCTGCGCGTCCCGAGCCGGACGGCGTTCCTCGTCACCGTGGGCGCACTCGTCGCGGCGGTCGTCGGCGTCACCGTGGCCGGCGTCCTGCTGGGCGACAGCAAGCTCCTGCTCGGCGATGTCGCCAACTGGGTGCAGGGGCGGGCCGGGCAGACCGTCTCCTTCGTCCTGGACACCCGCGTGCCGCGGGTGCTCGCGGCGCTGTGCGCGGGCGCGGCGCTCGCCCTGGCCGGCACCCTGGTGCAGGCCGTGACCCGCAATCCCCTGGCGGAGCCCGGTGTACTGGGCGTCTCCGGCGGTGCCGCGCTGGGCGCCGTCCTGCTCGTCACCACCGTGCCCGCGGCCGGTTCCTGGGGGGTCGCCGGCGCGGCCTTCGGGGGCGCGGCGCTGGCCTCGGCCATCGTCTTCGGGCTGTCCGCCCGGGGCGGATACCGGCAGAACCGGCTGGTCCTCGTCGGCATCGGCATGGCGGCCGGTTCCACGGCCCTGATCAGCCTGCTCATCGTGCTCACCGACCCGTTCAACGCCACCAAGGCGCTGACCTGGCTGTCCGGTTCCACCTACGGGCGGACCATGGCCGACGTCCTGCCCGTCGCGCTCGTCCTGGCCCTGGGCCTGGCCGTCGCGTTCACCCGGCGCACCGAGCTGGACCTCGTCTCGCTGGACGAGGACACCCCGCGGCTGCTCGGTCTCGGACTGCCGCGGGCCAGGCTGGGCTTGTTGGTGACGGGCGTGCTGCTCGCCGCGACCGCCGTCGCCTCGGCCGGCACGATCGGCTTCGTGGGCCTGGTGGCTCCGCACGCGGCCCGCGCCCTCGTGGGCCGGCGCCACGGGCGGGTCGTACCGGTCGCCGTCCTGCTCGGCGCGACGCTGGTCTGCACGGCCGATCTGATCGGCCGCACCGTCATCGCCCCCGCCCAGCTGGGCGCCGGCCTGATGACGGCGGTGATCGGCACGCCGTACTTCCTGCACCTGCTGGTCCGCGGCCGGAAAACGACATGA
- a CDS encoding iron-siderophore ABC transporter substrate-binding protein, which produces MRRLLLTAATTTAAALTLAACGTTEPAADSAQKKTSEAISLTDSTGAKVKLDGPAKKVVATEWNEVESLITLGVDPVGVADVKGYKTWDTAVPLKNEPKDIGTRGEPSMDTIASLSPDLIVASSDLPDAAVKQLRKIAPVLEIKSADASDQIGQMFTNLDLIAKATGTADKAEAARKSFEAKVAEGKKTLADAKLAGTDVAFADGYVTSNQVSLRPYTSGSLIGAVNEQLSLKNAWKVKGDPAYGLGTTDVEGLTALPKDVQFAYIGNDGDKSSNPFSGQLKKNAVWTSLPFVKADRVHRLPDGIWMFGGPGSMEAYIDALVGALTK; this is translated from the coding sequence ATGAGACGTCTCCTGCTCACCGCGGCCACCACCACCGCCGCGGCGCTCACCCTCGCCGCCTGCGGCACCACCGAGCCGGCCGCCGACAGCGCGCAGAAGAAGACCTCCGAGGCCATCAGCCTCACCGACTCCACCGGCGCGAAGGTGAAGCTGGACGGTCCGGCCAAGAAGGTCGTCGCCACCGAGTGGAACGAGGTCGAGAGCCTCATCACCCTCGGCGTCGACCCGGTCGGCGTCGCCGACGTCAAGGGCTACAAGACCTGGGACACCGCCGTCCCGCTGAAGAACGAGCCGAAGGACATCGGCACGCGCGGCGAGCCGAGCATGGACACCATCGCCTCGCTCTCCCCCGACCTGATCGTGGCCAGCTCCGACCTGCCGGACGCGGCCGTGAAGCAGCTGCGGAAGATCGCCCCGGTCCTGGAGATCAAGTCGGCGGACGCCTCCGACCAGATCGGGCAGATGTTCACCAACCTCGACCTCATCGCCAAGGCCACCGGCACCGCCGACAAGGCCGAGGCCGCGCGCAAGAGCTTCGAGGCCAAGGTCGCCGAGGGCAAGAAGACCCTCGCCGACGCGAAGCTCGCCGGCACCGACGTCGCCTTCGCCGACGGTTATGTGACGTCCAACCAGGTCTCCCTGCGCCCCTACACCAGCGGCTCCCTCATCGGCGCCGTCAACGAGCAGCTCAGCCTGAAGAACGCCTGGAAGGTCAAGGGCGACCCGGCCTACGGCCTCGGCACCACCGACGTCGAGGGCCTCACCGCCCTGCCGAAGGACGTGCAGTTCGCCTACATCGGCAACGACGGCGACAAGTCCAGCAACCCGTTCTCCGGCCAGCTCAAGAAGAACGCCGTGTGGACCTCCCTGCCGTTCGTGAAGGCGGACCGGGTGCACCGGCTGCCCGACGGCATCTGGATGTTCGGCGGTCCCGGGTCGATGGAGGCGTACATCGACGCCCTCGTCGGCGCGCTGACGAAGTAG
- a CDS encoding ABC transporter ATP-binding protein has protein sequence MRSGEETAGGLRLRGHQLSATGVTVSYDGTDVVHDAAIALRPGEVTVLVGPNGSGKSTLLRTIARLQPARRAEIGIDGDTDGLALSAREFARYVALLTQGRPTPSGLTVRDLVEFGRYPYRGRFGRPDPDAPAAVERALALTGVTDLAERGADHLSGGQLQRVWLASCLAQETGVLLLDEPTTYLDLRYQIELLDLVRDLADDHGIAVGVVLHDLDQAAAIADRITLLEAGRIVADGRPEEVLTPERLTAVYGIRIDVDTDPHTGRIRTRPIGRHHTRSDRSERLGTTS, from the coding sequence GTGAGATCTGGTGAAGAAACGGCCGGCGGACTGCGTCTGCGCGGGCATCAGCTGTCGGCCACGGGCGTGACCGTGTCGTACGACGGCACGGACGTCGTGCACGACGCGGCGATCGCGCTGCGGCCCGGCGAGGTGACCGTCCTGGTCGGTCCCAACGGCAGCGGGAAGTCGACGCTGCTGCGGACGATCGCCCGGCTGCAGCCGGCCCGCCGGGCCGAGATCGGCATCGACGGTGACACCGACGGCCTCGCCCTGTCCGCCCGGGAGTTCGCCCGGTACGTGGCCCTGCTGACACAGGGGCGCCCCACGCCGAGCGGGCTGACCGTGCGGGATCTCGTCGAGTTCGGCCGCTACCCGTACCGGGGCCGCTTCGGCCGGCCGGATCCGGACGCGCCCGCCGCCGTCGAACGGGCGCTGGCGCTGACCGGCGTGACGGACCTCGCCGAGCGCGGCGCCGACCACCTCTCCGGGGGGCAGTTGCAGCGCGTGTGGCTCGCGAGCTGCCTCGCCCAGGAGACCGGCGTCCTGCTGCTGGACGAGCCGACGACCTATCTCGACCTGCGCTACCAGATCGAACTCCTCGACCTCGTCCGCGACCTGGCGGACGACCACGGGATCGCCGTCGGGGTCGTGCTGCACGACCTCGACCAGGCTGCGGCCATCGCCGACCGGATCACGCTGCTCGAAGCGGGCCGGATCGTCGCCGACGGCCGGCCCGAGGAGGTCCTGACCCCGGAGCGGCTGACCGCCGTCTACGGCATCCGGATCGACGTCGACACAGACCCCCACACCGGCCGGATACGGACCCGTCCGATCGGCCGGCACCACACCCGCTCCGACCGAAGCGAAAGGCTCGGCACCACTTCATGA
- a CDS encoding DUF1360 domain-containing protein has protein sequence MTDSRLARRLHAALRRTRRDYAAGHDRPLGGYVAAMAGFAACTVAWTIAVRRSGRPLPERPEPWDVVLTSVATFRLSRLLSKAAVTSPLRAPFTRYVGPQGPAELHEEAQPEQGKHTVGELATCPFCMSVWVASGLTAGRLLWPRATRTAMGTLTALAGADALQLAYGALVDKATGD, from the coding sequence ATGACTGACAGCCGCCTCGCGCGCCGGCTGCACGCAGCGCTCCGGCGCACCCGCCGGGACTACGCGGCGGGGCACGATCGCCCGTTGGGCGGCTATGTCGCGGCCATGGCCGGTTTCGCGGCCTGCACGGTGGCCTGGACCATCGCGGTACGGCGCAGCGGGCGCCCGCTGCCCGAGCGGCCCGAGCCGTGGGACGTGGTCCTGACGTCGGTGGCCACGTTCCGGCTCAGCCGGCTGCTGAGCAAGGCGGCGGTGACCAGCCCGCTGCGGGCTCCCTTCACCCGGTACGTCGGGCCGCAGGGCCCCGCCGAGCTGCACGAGGAGGCGCAGCCCGAGCAGGGGAAGCACACCGTCGGCGAGCTCGCGACCTGCCCGTTCTGTATGAGCGTCTGGGTGGCGTCGGGCCTGACCGCCGGGCGGCTGCTCTGGCCGCGCGCCACCCGGACGGCCATGGGCACGCTCACCGCCCTGGCCGGGGCGGACGCGCTGCAACTGGCGTACGGCGCCCTGGTGGACAAGGCGACGGGCGACTGA
- a CDS encoding Rieske 2Fe-2S domain-containing protein, whose product MSATPRRRVMRQNRVLWLLDRLEREPRADALIDTLRRGVRALPLGRGRDLLHGRWLGHPVHPLMVQVPIGSWLSAAVLDLRPGRSRESGLLVGVGLGTAAPAAVAGWVDWAELHHRQQRVGLVHALSNTVAVGLYAASLVCRVKGREGAGRAYGFLGLTAVGVGGMLGGHLAYRQASGANHAEEVPNVVSPGWHRVGSVDEFPAGEPVRRSVDDVPVLVVRESGGAVHALAERCSHLAGPLSEGTVADGCVRCPWHGSVFRLSDGWNVRGPATAPQPSFETRITGGHVEVRLRHQNGGEPAGQGNRTRSGAAHGHGDHD is encoded by the coding sequence ATGAGCGCAACCCCACGTCGCCGCGTGATGCGGCAGAACCGGGTCCTGTGGTTGCTGGACCGTCTGGAGCGGGAGCCCAGGGCCGACGCGCTGATCGACACGCTCCGCAGGGGCGTGCGGGCCCTTCCCCTGGGCCGTGGCCGGGACCTGCTGCACGGCAGGTGGCTGGGGCACCCGGTGCATCCGCTGATGGTGCAGGTGCCGATCGGAAGCTGGCTGTCGGCGGCCGTCCTGGATCTGCGCCCCGGCCGCTCACGAGAGTCGGGGCTGCTGGTCGGGGTCGGGCTGGGTACCGCGGCCCCCGCGGCCGTGGCCGGCTGGGTGGACTGGGCGGAGCTGCACCACCGTCAGCAGCGGGTCGGGCTGGTCCACGCCCTGTCGAACACGGTGGCCGTCGGTCTGTACGCCGCCTCGCTCGTCTGCCGCGTCAAGGGGCGCGAGGGGGCGGGCCGGGCCTACGGCTTCCTGGGGCTCACGGCGGTCGGGGTCGGGGGCATGCTGGGCGGCCACCTGGCCTACCGGCAGGCCTCCGGCGCCAATCACGCCGAGGAGGTCCCGAACGTCGTCTCCCCGGGCTGGCACCGGGTCGGGAGCGTCGACGAGTTCCCGGCCGGTGAGCCGGTGCGGCGCAGCGTGGACGACGTGCCGGTGCTGGTGGTGCGCGAGTCCGGCGGGGCGGTCCACGCGCTGGCCGAGCGGTGCAGCCACCTCGCGGGGCCGCTGTCCGAGGGCACCGTCGCCGACGGGTGTGTGCGGTGCCCGTGGCACGGCAGCGTGTTCCGGCTCTCCGACGGCTGGAACGTACGCGGACCCGCCACCGCGCCCCAGCCCTCCTTCGAGACGCGGATCACCGGCGGGCACGTCGAGGTGCGGCTGCGTCACCAGAACGGCGGAGAGCCGGCCGGACAGGGGAACAGGACACGATCGGGGGCTGCCCATGGGCACGGCGACCATGACTGA
- a CDS encoding cytochrome P450: MDPRLRAPLADSSLALLAKGYAWLPDRRRRTTAPLVRTRLLGQPVVALHGPEAVRFFYDERHVERRTALPGPVLSTLFGHGAVHTLDGPDHRVRKDMFVSLLTGAEAVAGLVDRVAAEWDEAVESWSGRRVVLFDETSRVLTRGVCQWAGLAVEDAGPLARDLVAMVDGFAGPGPRHWRARRARARCEAWLGRLVEDVRAGAATAPAGSALEGIVRHRDADGRLLAPHTAAVELLNVIRPTVAVCWFVTYAGHALRLRPDLRDRLTGDDPAYAVAFAHELRRFYPFAPFVGGRAATDLEWRGEPIRSGTLILLDLYGQNHDPDLWDDPYTFEPQRFLQRPPQLDELIPQGGGDRDTGHRCPGEDVTTALLRALGPRLALLEYDVPEQDLRIPLNRIPARVRSGFVLDAVRAPVPAHGPAPAAR; this comes from the coding sequence ATGGATCCCCGTCTCCGTGCACCCCTCGCCGACAGCTCGCTCGCTCTCCTGGCCAAGGGATACGCATGGCTGCCCGACCGGAGGCGCCGCACCACCGCTCCGCTCGTACGCACCCGGCTCCTGGGACAGCCGGTGGTCGCCCTGCACGGCCCCGAGGCGGTGCGGTTCTTCTACGACGAGCGGCACGTCGAGCGCCGGACGGCACTGCCCGGACCGGTGCTGAGCACGCTCTTCGGGCACGGGGCCGTGCACACCCTGGACGGGCCGGACCATCGCGTACGCAAGGACATGTTCGTGTCCCTGCTCACCGGGGCGGAGGCGGTCGCCGGCCTGGTGGACCGCGTCGCCGCGGAGTGGGACGAGGCGGTGGAGTCGTGGTCCGGCCGCCGGGTCGTGCTGTTCGACGAGACGAGCCGCGTCCTCACCCGGGGGGTGTGCCAGTGGGCCGGACTCGCCGTCGAGGACGCCGGCCCCCTGGCCCGGGACCTCGTCGCCATGGTCGACGGTTTCGCCGGCCCCGGCCCGCGCCACTGGCGGGCCCGCCGGGCACGGGCCCGCTGCGAGGCCTGGCTGGGGCGCCTGGTCGAGGACGTACGGGCAGGGGCCGCCACCGCGCCGGCCGGGTCGGCACTGGAGGGGATCGTCCGGCACCGGGACGCCGACGGCCGGCTCCTCGCCCCGCACACGGCCGCCGTCGAACTGCTCAACGTCATCCGTCCGACCGTCGCGGTGTGCTGGTTCGTCACCTACGCCGGTCACGCACTGCGCCTCAGGCCCGATCTGCGGGACCGGCTGACCGGTGACGATCCCGCCTACGCCGTGGCGTTCGCCCACGAGCTGCGGCGCTTCTACCCCTTCGCGCCCTTCGTCGGCGGCCGGGCCGCCACCGATCTGGAGTGGCGGGGCGAACCCATCCGGTCCGGCACGCTGATCCTGCTGGACCTCTACGGGCAGAACCACGACCCCGACCTCTGGGACGACCCGTACACCTTCGAACCGCAGCGCTTCCTCCAGCGGCCGCCCCAGCTCGACGAACTGATCCCCCAGGGCGGCGGCGACCGCGACACCGGTCACCGCTGCCCCGGCGAGGACGTCACGACCGCCCTGCTGCGCGCCCTCGGGCCCCGGCTGGCCCTGCTGGAGTACGACGTGCCCGAGCAGGACCTGCGGATCCCGCTGAACCGCATACCGGCCCGGGTCCGCAGCGGCTTCGTCCTGGACGCCGTCCGGGCACCGGTACCCGCTCACGGGCCCGCGCCCGCGGCACGCTGA
- a CDS encoding AMP-dependent synthetase/ligase, producing the protein MSTAQSLLESRPVSVAHLFLSRVRATPDLEAYRYPAPSDDGSSGTEQWHSLTWAQTGERVKVIAAGLLALGVRPEERVAISSSTRVEWILADMGVMCAGAAATAVYPSTNADETAYILADSGSRAIFVENAAQLAKVIAHADRLPGLDHAILFDPQADAIPVDGLEVLSLAELEKLGTAHLEEHPDAIEAAVGAIEREQLATLIYTSGTTGRPKGVRLVHDCWSYQGVAQEVSGLLRPDDVQFLWLPLSHVFGKALISGQIRTGHVMAVDGRVDRIITNLPAVRPTVMASAPRIFEKVYNGIASRARAEGGAKYKIFLWAAQVARDYARAQQNTVAATARRQVPLWLSVQHALADRLVYRKIRAAFGGNLRGSVSGSAALAPDIGYFFAGAGVPVLEGYGLTETSAACTVNPADDLRVGTVGKPLPGTEVRIADDGEILLRGPGIMRGYHNLPEKTDEVLESDGWFHTGDIGEVDGDGFVRITDRKKDLFKTSGGKYVAPTEIEGRFKAICPFVSNVLVIGNGRNYCTALIALDETAIMPWAASHDLGGRGYAEVVSSPQVHELIDGFVQRVNGELQRWQTIKKFSVLPRDLDVEHGELTPSLKVKRPVVEREYAEAIEAMYEGSREA; encoded by the coding sequence GTGAGTACCGCGCAGTCCCTTCTTGAAAGCCGCCCGGTTTCCGTGGCGCACCTCTTCCTCTCAAGAGTCCGGGCCACACCTGACCTGGAGGCTTACCGCTACCCCGCACCGTCCGACGACGGCTCTTCCGGCACCGAGCAGTGGCACTCGCTGACCTGGGCGCAGACCGGCGAGCGGGTCAAGGTGATCGCGGCCGGCCTTCTCGCACTCGGGGTGCGGCCCGAAGAGCGTGTGGCGATCTCCTCCTCCACTCGCGTGGAATGGATCCTGGCCGACATGGGCGTCATGTGCGCGGGCGCTGCCGCCACCGCCGTCTACCCCAGCACCAATGCCGACGAGACGGCGTACATCCTCGCCGACTCCGGCAGCCGGGCGATCTTCGTCGAGAACGCCGCCCAGCTGGCCAAGGTGATCGCCCATGCCGACCGCCTGCCCGGGCTCGACCACGCGATCCTCTTCGACCCACAGGCGGACGCCATACCCGTGGACGGCCTGGAGGTGCTGTCACTCGCCGAGCTCGAGAAGCTCGGCACCGCGCACCTGGAAGAGCACCCTGACGCAATCGAGGCAGCCGTCGGCGCCATCGAGCGGGAACAACTCGCGACCCTCATCTACACCTCCGGCACGACCGGCCGCCCCAAGGGCGTTCGCCTCGTCCACGACTGCTGGTCGTACCAGGGCGTAGCACAGGAGGTCAGCGGGCTGCTGCGCCCCGACGACGTGCAGTTCCTCTGGCTGCCGCTGTCCCACGTCTTCGGCAAGGCTCTGATCTCCGGTCAGATCAGGACCGGACATGTGATGGCCGTGGACGGGCGTGTCGACCGCATCATCACCAACCTGCCCGCCGTCCGGCCCACCGTGATGGCCTCCGCACCGCGGATCTTCGAAAAGGTCTACAACGGCATCGCGAGCAGGGCGAGGGCCGAGGGCGGCGCCAAGTACAAGATCTTCCTCTGGGCGGCGCAGGTCGCCCGCGACTACGCCAGGGCGCAGCAGAACACCGTGGCGGCGACCGCGAGACGCCAGGTCCCCTTGTGGCTCTCCGTGCAGCACGCCCTGGCCGACCGGCTGGTGTACCGCAAGATCCGCGCTGCCTTCGGAGGCAATCTGCGCGGCAGCGTCTCGGGCAGTGCCGCGCTCGCGCCCGACATCGGCTACTTCTTCGCCGGCGCCGGCGTGCCCGTCCTCGAAGGCTACGGCCTGACCGAGACCAGCGCCGCCTGCACCGTCAACCCCGCCGACGACCTTCGCGTCGGCACCGTCGGCAAACCCCTGCCCGGGACCGAGGTCCGCATCGCCGACGACGGCGAGATCCTTCTCCGAGGGCCCGGCATCATGCGCGGCTACCACAACCTCCCGGAGAAGACCGACGAGGTGCTGGAGAGCGACGGCTGGTTCCACACCGGCGACATCGGAGAGGTCGACGGCGACGGCTTCGTCCGGATCACCGACCGCAAGAAGGACCTGTTCAAGACCTCGGGCGGCAAGTACGTGGCTCCTACGGAGATCGAAGGGCGCTTCAAAGCCATCTGCCCGTTCGTCAGCAACGTCCTCGTCATCGGCAACGGCCGCAACTACTGCACCGCTCTGATCGCCCTCGACGAAACCGCCATCATGCCGTGGGCGGCATCCCACGACCTCGGTGGCCGCGGCTACGCGGAGGTCGTCTCGTCACCGCAGGTGCACGAGTTGATCGACGGCTTCGTCCAGCGTGTCAACGGCGAACTGCAGCGGTGGCAGACCATCAAGAAGTTCTCGGTGTTGCCGCGCGACCTCGACGTGGAGCACGGCGAGCTCACCCCGAGCCTCAAGGTCAAGCGGCCTGTCGTGGAGCGCGAGTACGCCGAGGCCATCGAGGCCATGTACGAGGGTTCCCGCGAGGCGTGA
- a CDS encoding DUF475 domain-containing protein: protein MILRTFGWSFAVTAAGLAFAAWQWGWEAFGIVLILSILEISLSFDNAVVNAGILKKMNAFWQRVFLTLGILIAVFGMRLVFPVVIVAISAKAGPIEAVQLALDDPNRYEDLVTDAHPAIAAFGGMFLLMIFLDFILEDRDIKWLARLERPLAKLGKVDMLSVCVALIVLLATAMTFATNAHVSTGHADKSATVLLSGVAGLVTYLVVGGLSGYFEDKLEEEEEHEHEEEEKARAEGKPVSAVALAGKAAFFLFLYLEVLDASFSFDGVIGAFAITNHIFWMALGLGIGAMYVRSLTVFLVREGTLDDYVYLQHGAHYAIGALAVILLVTIQHEISEIITGLVGVFLIAASFLSSVRRNKTLQAAEGTAAASGEKTQVSAGA, encoded by the coding sequence ATGATCTTGAGGACATTCGGCTGGTCGTTCGCCGTCACGGCGGCCGGCCTTGCCTTCGCCGCATGGCAGTGGGGCTGGGAGGCGTTCGGGATCGTACTGATCCTGTCGATCCTCGAGATCTCGCTGTCCTTCGACAACGCGGTCGTCAACGCCGGGATCCTGAAGAAGATGAACGCCTTCTGGCAGCGCGTCTTCCTCACCCTCGGCATTCTGATCGCGGTGTTCGGCATGAGGCTGGTGTTCCCGGTCGTGATCGTCGCCATCAGCGCGAAGGCCGGCCCCATCGAGGCGGTGCAGCTCGCCCTCGACGACCCGAACCGCTACGAGGACCTGGTCACCGACGCCCACCCGGCGATCGCCGCCTTCGGCGGCATGTTCCTGCTGATGATCTTCCTGGACTTCATCCTCGAGGACCGGGACATCAAGTGGCTGGCCCGGCTGGAACGCCCGCTCGCCAAACTCGGCAAGGTCGACATGCTGTCGGTGTGCGTCGCGCTGATCGTGCTGCTGGCCACCGCGATGACCTTCGCCACCAACGCCCACGTCAGCACGGGCCACGCCGACAAGTCCGCCACCGTGCTGCTCTCCGGCGTCGCCGGCCTGGTCACGTATCTCGTGGTCGGCGGTCTCTCCGGCTACTTCGAGGACAAACTCGAAGAGGAGGAGGAGCACGAACACGAGGAGGAGGAAAAGGCCAGGGCAGAGGGCAAACCGGTCTCGGCCGTCGCCCTGGCCGGCAAGGCCGCGTTCTTCCTCTTCCTGTACCTGGAAGTGCTGGACGCGTCCTTCTCCTTCGACGGGGTGATAGGCGCCTTCGCCATCACCAACCACATCTTCTGGATGGCGCTCGGCCTGGGCATCGGCGCGATGTACGTGCGTTCGCTGACGGTCTTTCTGGTCCGCGAGGGCACCCTGGACGACTACGTCTACCTGCAGCACGGCGCCCACTACGCGATCGGCGCGCTCGCCGTGATCCTGCTGGTGACGATCCAGCACGAGATCAGCGAGATCATCACCGGCCTGGTCGGCGTGTTCCTGATCGCGGCCTCCTTCCTGTCCTCCGTGCGACGCAACAAGACACTCCAGGCGGCAGAAGGAACAGCCGCGGCCTCGGGCGAGAAGACTCAGGTCTCGGCCGGGGCCTGA
- a CDS encoding ATP-binding protein, with amino-acid sequence MVHTHREPLCRDFTLSTGDETVPTARRLVLSTVGDWGLALPDETLDDLALLSGEVIANALQHATGPYNVVVSWTRARLRVEVADTARPFRTSHGGGPYAESGRGLLLVAALAADWGSTPTATGKTVWFEVAPHAPTSHLDRPAS; translated from the coding sequence ATGGTGCACACCCACAGAGAGCCCCTGTGCCGCGACTTCACCCTCAGCACGGGGGACGAGACCGTTCCCACGGCGCGTCGGCTCGTCCTGTCGACGGTCGGCGACTGGGGTCTGGCGCTTCCGGACGAGACGCTGGATGACCTGGCGCTGCTCTCCGGCGAGGTGATCGCCAACGCGCTGCAGCACGCCACCGGCCCGTACAACGTCGTCGTGAGCTGGACGAGGGCCCGGCTGCGGGTGGAGGTGGCCGACACGGCTCGCCCTTTCCGGACCTCGCATGGTGGCGGGCCGTACGCCGAGAGCGGTCGCGGCCTGTTGCTGGTCGCGGCCCTGGCGGCCGATTGGGGCAGTACGCCCACGGCCACGGGAAAGACCGTTTGGTTCGAGGTAGCACCCCACGCGCCCACAAGCCATCTCGACCGGCCGGCGTCGTGA